One Aneurinibacillus migulanus genomic region harbors:
- a CDS encoding spore germination protein — MMASPKDQITTPQAVVVVTNFILGTGILTLPRTSVEKVKTPDIWITVILGGLMAMIAGVIIVKLSQQFPKKTFYQYSQEIVGKWAGGLFSLLIVCYFLTTSAFQIRSMAEVIQFFLLEGTPIWAIIMPFMWVGLYLIIGGMNPLARLFEIIFPITIIIFLLVAFMSFKIFDIDNLRPVLGLGMTPVLAGLKTTSLSYTGLEIMLILLIFMKEPNKAVKVVLVGITIPLVFYVITVVMVIGALSIDGVVTRTWPTVDLMRSFEMIGLIFERFESLLLVIWIMQIFATFTLAHYAAALGLAQLLKKSIRPFMYSLLPVIYIIALIPRNINDLFKLGDMIGNGALFLFGLLPILLLIIWRWKVGKHETKL, encoded by the coding sequence ATGATGGCCAGTCCAAAAGATCAAATTACCACTCCACAAGCAGTTGTTGTTGTTACTAATTTTATACTTGGAACAGGGATTCTCACCCTGCCTAGAACATCCGTGGAGAAAGTGAAAACACCAGATATATGGATAACCGTTATTTTAGGCGGGCTGATGGCGATGATAGCAGGAGTAATCATTGTGAAATTAAGTCAGCAGTTTCCCAAAAAAACGTTTTATCAATACAGTCAAGAGATTGTAGGGAAATGGGCTGGTGGGTTATTCAGTCTACTTATCGTATGTTATTTCTTAACAACTTCTGCATTTCAAATTCGTTCAATGGCAGAGGTTATACAGTTTTTTTTGTTGGAAGGCACCCCCATCTGGGCTATCATCATGCCATTCATGTGGGTGGGTCTTTATCTGATTATTGGAGGCATGAACCCGCTCGCTCGCTTGTTTGAAATCATATTTCCTATTACGATCATCATTTTTTTACTGGTTGCCTTCATGAGTTTCAAAATATTTGACATAGATAATCTACGCCCGGTATTAGGGTTAGGAATGACACCTGTCCTAGCAGGGTTAAAGACAACATCTCTCTCCTATACAGGGCTTGAAATCATGTTGATTCTTTTAATATTTATGAAGGAACCAAACAAGGCAGTAAAAGTTGTTCTTGTTGGTATAACCATTCCTTTGGTCTTTTATGTCATAACTGTTGTGATGGTTATCGGGGCGTTATCCATTGATGGAGTGGTAACAAGAACATGGCCGACGGTTGATCTCATGCGAAGTTTTGAAATGATCGGTTTGATATTTGAACGGTTTGAGTCTTTGTTGCTTGTAATATGGATTATGCAAATATTTGCTACCTTCACCCTCGCCCACTATGCTGCTGCTTTGGGGCTGGCCCAACTTTTGAAAAAGAGCATTCGTCCATTTATGTATAGCTTGCTTCCCGTGATTTACATCATCGCCCTGATTCCAAGAAATATCAATGACCTTTTTAAACTTGGAGATATGATTGGTAATGGTGCGTTGTTTTTGTTTGGTTTACTGCCAATACTGCTTCTGATTATCTGGAGATGGAAGGTAGGAAAGCATGAGACAAAGCTTTAA
- a CDS encoding DUF1648 domain-containing protein, producing MQKVKLKLQTPKIGRYFNLFTLLICAISLSYILMNWSSFPDLVPSHYNALGEPDDWSNKWFIFVPLLIGFVLWIGMYFLEKNPHLHNYSGLTESNIESLYKNSMLTINFIKNELLLMFSFSSLDNVQVAMGNKSLLGAWELPVVFILLLGTVAFFIVRSIKIK from the coding sequence ATGCAGAAAGTAAAGCTAAAACTTCAAACACCGAAAATCGGAAGATATTTTAATTTATTTACATTACTTATCTGTGCTATTTCACTGTCTTATATCTTGATGAATTGGTCGTCTTTCCCTGATTTAGTTCCAAGTCATTATAATGCATTAGGCGAACCTGATGATTGGAGTAATAAATGGTTTATTTTTGTACCTTTATTAATTGGGTTTGTTCTTTGGATAGGAATGTATTTTTTAGAGAAAAATCCTCATTTGCACAACTACTCAGGTCTTACAGAAAGCAATATAGAAAGCCTTTATAAAAATTCTATGTTAACGATTAACTTTATAAAAAATGAATTGTTATTAATGTTTTCATTTAGCAGCTTGGATAATGTCCAAGTTGCAATGGGAAATAAAAGCTTATTGGGTGCTTGGGAGCTACCAGTAGTCTTTATTTTACTATTAGGAACAGTAGCCTTTTTCATTGTACGCTCGATAAAAATAAAGTGA
- a CDS encoding IS6 family transposase, which yields MGYFKGKQFKKDIILVAVGYYCRFSLSYREVSEILKERGVSVHPTTIMRWVHEYGNLIYQIWKKKNKNVQLSWKLDETYIKVRGKWCYLYRAIDKDGHTLNIQLRKKRDHQAAYAFMKRLVKTFGEPTVLTTDKAPALLCAFNKLREQGFYLKTTHCTIKYLNNPIEQDPRHVKRCFSKSAGFQNLRHASRTLKGIETIHAIYKQNRSLRPNCGFSTYNELQKLLTIA from the coding sequence ATGGGATATTTTAAAGGAAAACAATTTAAAAAGGATATTATTTTGGTAGCCGTTGGCTACTATTGTCGTTTTTCTTTAAGCTATCGTGAAGTATCTGAAATCTTAAAAGAGCGTGGTGTTTCGGTTCATCCAACAACCATCATGCGCTGGGTTCATGAATATGGAAATCTTATCTATCAAATTTGGAAGAAGAAAAATAAAAACGTTCAATTATCTTGGAAACTAGATGAAACCTATATAAAAGTCAGAGGGAAATGGTGTTATTTATATCGTGCAATCGATAAAGACGGGCACACATTGAATATTCAACTTCGTAAAAAACGGGATCATCAGGCTGCCTATGCCTTTATGAAAAGATTGGTCAAAACGTTTGGAGAACCTACGGTTCTCACTACAGACAAAGCACCAGCATTACTTTGTGCATTTAACAAATTAAGAGAACAAGGCTTTTATCTAAAAACAACTCATTGTACAATCAAGTATTTGAACAACCCCATTGAACAGGACCCTAGGCATGTGAAGCGATGTTTTTCTAAATCTGCAGGATTTCAAAATCTTCGCCACGCTTCCCGTACCTTAAAAGGAATCGAAACCATTCATGCTATATATAAACAAAACCGCAGTTTACGACCAAACTGCGGTTTTTCAACGTATAATGAATTGCAAAAGTTACTTACAATTGCATGA
- a CDS encoding transposase, whose product MKRKKYSIDFKKQVVKEAKETGNLAAVARRHELSTTMVNRWKREVESGKHGEIDLAIVPSFDGETLLQENDQLKRLLGEQALEIAILHDLIKKKNPHLLKNLK is encoded by the coding sequence GTGAAAAGAAAAAAGTACTCGATCGATTTTAAAAAACAAGTAGTGAAAGAAGCGAAAGAGACCGGTAATCTGGCAGCTGTTGCTCGTCGTCATGAGTTATCGACTACTATGGTGAATCGCTGGAAACGAGAGGTAGAAAGCGGAAAGCATGGAGAGATTGACCTTGCCATCGTACCCTCTTTCGATGGGGAAACTCTTTTGCAGGAAAACGATCAGCTCAAACGGTTACTTGGCGAGCAGGCATTAGAAATCGCTATTTTACATGATTTGATAAAAAAGAAAAACCCTCACTTGCTGAAAAACTTGAAATAG
- a CDS encoding CPBP family intramembrane glutamic endopeptidase, producing the protein MNSKKSINELGIFTIYSLLYIFIVAIFSVAIMHFPMPILGARNFTEDVWYVVFIKIIFLLFIPLFIYSKLGHKISYIFKIKSNWKTCTAMASCYFFGILLNSSYLAEINRAIANGGIIIWIKFTVGLLLPLVQAAVPEEIFYRYILQTRLEKVFGSIFGIFLSSLLFASFHFPSRYLLASGVEGSAGDIYSILTGTILPVFVIGIILGCLWRRFRSIWILIALHYGIDTLPSIASLLQIDK; encoded by the coding sequence ATGAACAGTAAGAAATCAATAAATGAATTAGGCATCTTTACAATATATTCTTTATTATATATTTTTATTGTTGCAATATTTTCTGTAGCGATAATGCATTTTCCTATGCCAATTTTAGGAGCCAGAAATTTTACTGAAGATGTATGGTATGTTGTTTTTATTAAAATCATTTTTCTTCTTTTTATTCCTTTATTTATTTATAGCAAACTCGGGCACAAAATTTCTTATATTTTTAAAATTAAATCAAACTGGAAAACTTGTACAGCTATGGCTAGTTGTTATTTTTTTGGAATCCTTCTAAATAGCAGTTATTTAGCAGAGATTAACAGAGCTATTGCAAATGGTGGTATTATAATATGGATCAAATTCACTGTTGGTCTGCTTTTACCGCTTGTGCAAGCGGCTGTTCCTGAAGAAATATTTTATAGATATATCCTTCAGACTCGATTAGAAAAAGTATTTGGAAGCATCTTCGGTATTTTTTTATCTTCCCTCTTGTTCGCTTCATTTCATTTTCCCTCCCGTTATCTGCTTGCAAGTGGAGTAGAGGGATCTGCTGGTGATATCTATTCGATTCTAACGGGAACCATTCTTCCAGTTTTTGTTATAGGAATCATATTGGGATGTTTATGGAGAAGATTTAGAAGTATATGGATATTGATTGCTTTGCATTATGGGATTGATACATTACCATCAATTGCCTCATTATTACAAATCGATAAATGA
- a CDS encoding DUF4179 domain-containing protein: protein MEKLPNQTDSQDLMHIRHIIQNMEMPVDSFSDKIMNRLEEKNRRSSKNKHMKKTLVIVSTAAALVAGIIGIGFVSPAMAESLENIPLVSNVFKLAEDLGLRTTHDKDLITEANQSDTQDGITISVPQVMYDGTRVSIVIHRKALGLTSYLNGSYVNTNGEVISEPEGTKGTIQRVHLFMNGKPINHLPESFARQISIGWGPGTDKDSAILRFSDLSNLGLGDPAFPDQFNLTMKLTLEGVNDPFTINVSVKKNTNNNIVLSPGVTKEPRDLRKSELTPTTTRVSMIEDGTSSEISKRYKEHSCLERTNAV, encoded by the coding sequence GTGGAGAAATTGCCAAATCAAACTGACTCTCAGGATTTGATGCACATTCGGCACATCATTCAAAACATGGAGATGCCGGTAGATAGCTTCAGCGATAAAATTATGAATCGACTCGAAGAGAAAAATAGAAGAAGCAGCAAAAATAAACATATGAAAAAAACGTTGGTGATTGTATCTACAGCAGCGGCACTAGTAGCCGGTATTATCGGAATTGGCTTTGTTTCACCAGCAATGGCCGAATCGTTAGAAAATATTCCGTTGGTGAGTAACGTCTTCAAGCTGGCGGAAGATCTCGGCCTGCGAACTACTCATGACAAAGATTTAATAACAGAAGCAAATCAGAGCGATACACAGGATGGTATTACGATAAGTGTACCCCAGGTGATGTATGACGGGACGCGTGTCTCTATAGTGATTCACCGAAAAGCATTGGGCTTAACAAGCTATCTTAATGGAAGTTATGTGAATACAAACGGTGAGGTTATCTCGGAACCTGAAGGCACAAAAGGTACAATCCAACGTGTCCATCTGTTTATGAACGGGAAGCCTATTAATCATTTACCTGAATCATTTGCGCGTCAAATTAGTATTGGTTGGGGCCCTGGTACGGATAAGGATTCCGCTATACTTAGGTTTTCTGACTTGTCCAATTTAGGACTCGGTGATCCAGCCTTCCCCGATCAATTCAATTTAACTATGAAACTTACGTTAGAAGGTGTTAACGATCCATTTACAATTAATGTTTCAGTCAAGAAGAACACTAACAATAATATTGTCTTGTCGCCTGGTGTGACTAAAGAGCCGCGTGACCTTAGAAAATCAGAACTCACTCCTACCACAACAAGAGTATCCATGATTGAAGATGGGACATCTAGTGAAATCTCTAAAAGATATAAGGAGCATTCCTGTTTAGAAAGAACAAATGCTGTTTGA
- a CDS encoding helix-turn-helix domain-containing protein, translated as MFVLGKFCKALNCKIEDIIEYRKDEN; from the coding sequence TTGTTCGTATTGGGCAAGTTCTGCAAAGCATTAAACTGTAAAATAGAAGATATAATCGAATACAGAAAAGATGAAAATTAA
- a CDS encoding DDE-type integrase/transposase/recombinase produces the protein MRFARIPRSTYYYHKKQEGQQVESVKSEGRAIPGYSLKQDGTKVSDEQVKEWLLEGIEGEVYAYGYRKLTLFLRRTHGLCIDKKKVYRLCKEMAILRSQRQKQTFYRKKLARNCIITGSNQLFETDIKYGYIAGEDRFFFIQSVLDVYDRSVIAYPCEAKDASRTVQQALFKRQLFELDARPVLRSDNGPQFTAHHFTQACEALGIVHERISPRTPNMNAHIEAFHRILEDECLARYEFLSYTEAYQVVSECIRFYNERRIHSSICDLATQEFYVVLTERKFAIKEVRV, from the coding sequence TTGCGTTTTGCTCGTATTCCACGCTCAACCTACTACTATCATAAGAAACAGGAAGGGCAACAAGTGGAATCAGTAAAAAGTGAGGGACGTGCCATACCAGGCTATTCTCTAAAGCAGGACGGCACGAAAGTGTCCGATGAACAGGTGAAAGAATGGTTGCTGGAAGGAATCGAAGGTGAGGTCTATGCGTATGGATATCGTAAGCTTACCCTCTTTTTACGGCGTACACACGGACTTTGTATTGACAAGAAAAAAGTGTACCGATTGTGCAAAGAGATGGCTATTCTACGTTCACAGCGCCAAAAACAGACTTTCTATCGGAAAAAGCTTGCCCGAAACTGTATCATTACTGGTTCGAATCAACTGTTTGAAACAGATATCAAATACGGATATATTGCTGGAGAAGACCGTTTTTTCTTCATACAGTCTGTGCTGGATGTCTATGATCGTTCGGTCATTGCCTACCCCTGTGAAGCCAAGGATGCGAGTCGTACGGTACAGCAGGCGCTGTTTAAACGACAATTATTTGAATTAGATGCACGTCCCGTTCTTCGTTCGGATAATGGACCGCAATTTACCGCTCATCATTTTACGCAAGCATGTGAAGCACTCGGGATCGTTCATGAACGTATTTCGCCACGAACACCGAATATGAACGCTCATATTGAAGCTTTTCATCGCATTCTGGAAGATGAATGCCTGGCAAGGTATGAGTTTTTGTCTTATACGGAGGCCTATCAAGTGGTATCAGAATGTATCCGTTTTTACAACGAGCGACGAATCCATTCCAGTATTTGTGATTTAGCGACACAGGAGTTTTATGTGGTTCTAACAGAACGTAAGTTCGCGATTAAGGAAGTGCGAGTATAA
- the nikA gene encoding nickel ABC transporter substrate-binding protein, with protein sequence MFKFKRKTILFLVMSLLMSSALLGCTEKESATTPKEGTEKAEKSITLSWPRDIGTMNPHAYNPSQLIAQSMIYEPLISYKEGGKLAPHLAESWSISKDGKEYTFKLRQNVKFSDGTPFNAAIVKKNFDAVMKNPKLHSWLGVINVLDKTEAVNDLTFKMTLKKPYYPTLQDLSLVRPVRFLGEAGFPDDGDTSKGVKKPVGTGPWMLTDYKKDEYAVFTRNPNYWRESPKIEKVTIKIIPDAETRVMAFEKGELDLIYGEGVISMDSFNQLKESGKYVTGLSQPVGTRSLLLNTSNEKLADLKVRLALQHGFNKQAMVEGITHGLEEKADNILSKNFPYTNIEAEPIEYNVDKATAYLEEAGWKLPPGKTVREKNGQPLELELIYDKTDPIQKAMAETIQAEWTTIGVKLNITGVELTVQIKRRKAGEFDLDFWYNYGAPYDPHSFINVVAEKGWGVSEAHSRLPMKQELDQQVNDALASTDETKRQELYGSILKTLQEQSVIVPVSYIKKTVVYQKTVKDFIFPANRDEHPFYGIDTNK encoded by the coding sequence ATGTTTAAATTCAAAAGGAAGACTATTTTATTTTTGGTCATGAGTCTACTCATGTCTAGCGCTCTTTTAGGATGTACGGAGAAGGAATCCGCAACGACACCTAAAGAAGGAACAGAGAAAGCAGAAAAGTCCATCACTCTATCTTGGCCGAGGGATATTGGGACAATGAATCCACATGCTTACAATCCTTCGCAATTGATAGCGCAATCAATGATTTATGAACCATTGATCAGTTACAAGGAAGGGGGCAAGCTGGCTCCCCACCTTGCCGAATCGTGGTCGATATCGAAGGACGGCAAAGAGTACACCTTCAAGCTCCGTCAAAATGTCAAATTTTCGGATGGGACGCCTTTTAACGCCGCTATTGTAAAAAAGAATTTTGATGCTGTGATGAAAAACCCAAAATTACATAGCTGGCTTGGTGTGATCAATGTACTGGATAAGACCGAAGCAGTGAATGATCTGACCTTCAAAATGACGTTGAAGAAACCTTATTACCCCACCTTGCAAGATTTGTCGCTGGTCCGTCCTGTTCGATTCCTAGGTGAAGCCGGTTTCCCGGACGATGGAGACACTTCTAAGGGGGTAAAAAAACCGGTCGGAACCGGACCATGGATGCTGACCGATTACAAGAAGGACGAATATGCTGTATTTACCCGTAACCCGAATTACTGGAGAGAGAGCCCAAAGATTGAGAAAGTAACCATAAAGATCATTCCGGACGCTGAGACGCGCGTTATGGCTTTTGAAAAAGGTGAGCTGGATTTGATTTATGGAGAAGGCGTTATCAGTATGGATTCTTTCAATCAATTGAAAGAATCCGGTAAATACGTAACGGGGCTGTCTCAGCCTGTCGGAACGAGAAGTTTACTTCTAAATACATCAAATGAAAAACTGGCTGACTTGAAAGTGCGTTTAGCCCTACAACACGGATTTAATAAACAGGCTATGGTGGAAGGTATCACACATGGATTGGAAGAGAAGGCGGATAACATCTTATCTAAAAACTTCCCATATACCAATATTGAAGCCGAACCAATCGAATACAATGTGGACAAAGCAACTGCTTACCTAGAAGAGGCGGGGTGGAAGCTACCTCCTGGAAAAACAGTACGGGAGAAGAACGGTCAACCACTCGAATTGGAATTGATCTACGATAAGACGGATCCTATTCAAAAAGCGATGGCGGAAACCATTCAAGCCGAATGGACAACGATCGGTGTCAAGCTGAACATTACGGGTGTTGAATTGACGGTTCAAATTAAACGGCGGAAAGCTGGTGAGTTTGATCTGGATTTCTGGTACAACTACGGAGCGCCATATGATCCGCACTCTTTTATCAATGTTGTGGCTGAAAAAGGATGGGGCGTTTCAGAAGCACATTCTCGCTTGCCGATGAAACAAGAGTTGGATCAGCAAGTAAACGATGCTCTAGCCTCTACTGATGAGACAAAGCGCCAAGAGCTTTACGGCTCCATTCTGAAGACGTTGCAGGAGCAGTCGGTTATCGTGCCGGTTTCTTACATCAAGAAAACCGTGGTTTACCAAAAAACTGTGAAAGACTTTATCTTCCCAGCGAATCGGGATGAACATCCATTCTACGGGATTGATACCAACAAGTAA
- a CDS encoding transposase yields MARRKWSTEEKINIALEGMAPGGNIPKVCRTHGILQPQYYKW; encoded by the coding sequence ATGGCAAGACGGAAATGGTCTACAGAGGAAAAGATCAACATTGCTTTAGAGGGGATGGCACCAGGGGGCAACATCCCTAAGGTTTGTCGTACTCATGGGATTCTTCAGCCACAGTACTACAAGTGGTGA
- a CDS encoding IS3 family transposase gives MCAVLNISRSGYYAWATCKESEPSKRRNRLEVQIRRVFLASRRLYGSPKVTQILRQQGVQVSEKTVACIMKELGLKSCTVKKYKATTNSRHNLPVYDNVLAQKFSVVENLYFHK, from the coding sequence ATGTGCGCTGTCCTCAACATTTCCAGAAGCGGATACTATGCATGGGCTACATGCAAGGAAAGCGAGCCAAGCAAGCGCCGAAACAGGCTAGAGGTGCAAATTCGTCGTGTCTTCTTAGCGTCACGCCGTCTCTATGGAAGTCCAAAGGTTACTCAAATCCTACGGCAGCAGGGCGTTCAGGTGTCAGAGAAAACGGTGGCCTGTATCATGAAAGAGCTTGGCTTGAAATCCTGTACTGTCAAGAAGTACAAGGCAACGACCAACTCCAGGCACAACCTACCGGTTTACGATAACGTACTCGCTCAGAAGTTTAGCGTCGTGGAAAATCTCTATTTTCATAAATAG
- a CDS encoding transposase, with protein sequence MLDTQNLEEGKTVAQAAHELGLHENTLYRWVTEVKKDGDQAFPSSGNLKPEEKSLRDFQKKIRDLEEENEILKKVMHYFAKDRR encoded by the coding sequence ATTCTGGACACGCAGAATCTAGAAGAGGGGAAGACAGTGGCGCAAGCTGCACATGAGCTTGGGCTGCATGAGAATACCCTGTATCGCTGGGTAACAGAGGTCAAAAAAGATGGAGATCAAGCCTTTCCAAGTAGCGGAAACCTGAAACCAGAAGAGAAATCCCTTCGAGATTTTCAAAAGAAAATCCGGGATCTGGAGGAAGAGAATGAGATTCTAAAAAAGGTCATGCACTACTTCGCAAAAGACCGGCGTTAG
- a CDS encoding spore germination protein has product EYEKRQIFIKDSTLKEFVKNHILSISKVKEVHNTKDLALEVLTGSTALLIDGSVGVLILGITKGKTRNIEEPVSEALVRGPRIGFTEVLSDNTALLRRHGQNENLSLTKFQVGERAKKELIIAYIKDIADPGLVKEVKKRIKKIDIDNVLESGYVEQLIEDNYLSLFPQVQSTERPDRVIGALMEGRVAILLDGTPFALIVPVTFSMLLQSPEDYYERWIPSTLIRLLRFFAALVSLLAPALYISFISFHPGLIPTKLAISITSTREGVPFPSLIEALIMEVSIEILREAGLRLPKPIGPAMGIVGGLIIGEAAVRAGIVSPIMVIVVAVTAISSFALPQYNAGIPLRVLRFVAMLCAAIFGLYGLILFFLFLCSHLVKLKSFGIPYSSPAVPYQISDWKDFMVRMPLLMMKRRPKMMHTKDPRRKG; this is encoded by the coding sequence AGGAGTATGAAAAAAGGCAAATTTTTATCAAAGATAGCACCTTAAAAGAGTTTGTTAAAAATCATATCCTATCCATTAGCAAAGTAAAAGAAGTACATAACACAAAAGATTTGGCTTTAGAAGTATTGACAGGTTCGACTGCGCTTTTAATTGATGGTTCCGTAGGTGTTTTGATTCTTGGTATAACGAAAGGAAAAACACGAAACATTGAAGAGCCTGTATCAGAAGCGTTGGTCAGAGGTCCGCGGATAGGTTTTACTGAAGTGCTAAGCGATAATACTGCCCTTTTGCGACGTCATGGTCAGAACGAGAACTTATCATTAACAAAATTCCAGGTAGGAGAGCGTGCAAAAAAGGAGCTTATTATTGCTTACATTAAAGATATAGCTGATCCAGGATTAGTGAAAGAGGTAAAGAAAAGAATTAAGAAAATTGACATTGATAATGTACTGGAATCAGGCTATGTAGAGCAACTCATCGAAGATAATTACCTCAGTCTTTTTCCGCAAGTGCAAAGCACGGAGCGACCTGATCGCGTTATTGGTGCATTAATGGAGGGGCGGGTAGCCATCCTGTTGGATGGAACGCCATTTGCTTTAATCGTTCCGGTTACATTCAGTATGCTGTTGCAATCGCCGGAAGATTATTATGAACGTTGGATTCCTAGCACGCTTATCCGTCTATTACGTTTTTTTGCAGCCCTTGTTTCGTTACTGGCACCTGCCTTGTATATTTCCTTTATTTCCTTTCATCCAGGATTAATTCCGACTAAATTAGCCATTTCTATTACAAGCACAAGGGAAGGAGTGCCATTTCCTTCGCTTATCGAAGCACTCATTATGGAAGTATCCATTGAAATTTTGCGGGAGGCCGGACTCCGCTTACCTAAGCCGATTGGTCCGGCGATGGGGATTGTTGGTGGGTTGATTATTGGTGAAGCCGCTGTACGAGCAGGAATTGTCAGTCCTATCATGGTAATCGTAGTGGCAGTAACCGCTATTTCCTCTTTTGCCCTCCCACAGTATAATGCAGGGATTCCGTTGCGTGTTCTTCGCTTTGTGGCTATGCTTTGTGCTGCTATATTTGGATTGTATGGACTTATTTTGTTTTTCCTCTTCCTATGCAGCCATTTAGTGAAGCTGAAGAGTTTTGGTATCCCTTATTCAAGCCCGGCTGTTCCTTATCAAATAAGTGACTGGAAAGATTTTATGGTTCGTATGCCGCTCTTGATGATGAAACGTCGGCCGAAGATGATGCATACGAAAGATCCAAGGCGTAAAGGGTAG
- a CDS encoding transposase, whose translation MLATYELKQQQFEQVMKEIEDVLTNIPGVEYIFTIPGMRIATLAGFFAEVGDLSRYQHPRQIQKLAGLNLKENRSGKHQGKIRISKRGRPKLRALLYKVIRPLVAKNSAFKALHIYYTTRQQNPLCKQQSLVALCCRLLRIIFVLARKQVVYDMEKMMKDTSLCNQVQHLAA comes from the coding sequence TTGCTTGCAACGTATGAGTTAAAGCAGCAACAATTTGAACAAGTGATGAAGGAAATTGAAGACGTGCTTACAAACATTCCCGGTGTTGAATACATTTTCACCATTCCTGGCATGAGAATCGCCACATTAGCGGGCTTTTTCGCAGAGGTGGGAGACTTATCTCGGTATCAGCATCCTCGTCAGATTCAAAAGCTGGCTGGCCTGAACCTGAAAGAAAATCGTTCAGGCAAACATCAAGGAAAAATCCGGATTTCCAAGCGAGGGAGGCCAAAGCTGCGTGCGCTTTTGTATAAAGTGATTCGACCGTTGGTCGCTAAAAACTCAGCTTTTAAGGCGCTACACATATATTATACGACCCGACAACAGAATCCACTTTGCAAGCAACAGTCATTAGTTGCCCTGTGTTGCCGTCTGCTTCGGATTATATTTGTGCTGGCACGTAAACAAGTCGTTTATGACATGGAAAAGATGATGAAAGATACATCTTTATGTAATCAAGTACAACATCTCGCTGCGTAA